The following is a genomic window from Gemmatimonadota bacterium.
AGGCGCTGAACGCCTCCCGCGCGGAACGGGAGGAGCCGCTCTTCGCGAACCCCCGCAACGCCACGTCGGGCTCGCTGAAACTCCGCGATCCCCGCGGCGTCGCCGAGCGGCCCCTGAGGGTGTTTCTCTACACGCTGCGTTTCGAGGACGAAGCCGGCGCGCTCGCGGTCCGGCCCGACCTGGACAGCCACTATCATCGGCTGCGCTGGCTGGCCGGCCAGGGGTTTCCGACCAACCGGAAAGCCCGGCGTTTCGGAGCCATAGACGAGGTGATCGGTTTCTGCCATGACTGGGAGGAACGGCGGGCCTCACTGTCCTACGACATCGACGGCATGGTCATCAAGGTGGATTCCACCTCACTGCACGGCGAACTCGGCGCCACGATGAAGAGCCCTCGCTGGGCTATCGCCAGCAAGTTCGCCGCACAACGGGCCAGGACGCGTCTCACGGACATCCGGCTCCAGGTCGGCCGCACCGGCGTGGTAACCCCGGTAGCCGAGCTCGAGCCGGTCTTCCTGGCCGGCTCGACGATCAGCCGGGCCACGCTTCACAACGAGGAAGAGATCCACCGCAAGGACCTGCGCGTCGGCGACACCGTGTGGATCGAAAAAGGCGGGGACGTCATCCCCAAGGTCGTTTCGGCCGACCTGAACGAGCGGGAGGACGGGTCGACGCCCTTCGAGATGCCGACGGCCTGTCCGGTGTGCGAAACCGCGCTCGTGCGGGTGGGCGAAGAGGTGGCGTGGCGTTGCGGGAACGCGGCCTGTCCGGCCCAGACGCAGGCGCGCGTCACCCATTTTACCGGCCGGAACGCCATGGACATCGAAGGGCTCGGTCCGGCGGTCACCGAGCAAATCCTGGGGAATGGCCTGATCGGGGACGTGGGCGACATCTACCGCCTGACCCGCGAGCAGCTCGGGACGCTGGAGCGCATGGGCGAGAAATCCGCCGGCAACCTGCTGCAGGGCATCGAGGCCAGCAAGGACCGCCCCCTCGATCGCCTCCTCTTCAGCCTGGGCATCCCCCACGTGGGCGAGCGGGCCGCCCGGCAGGTCGCCGAGCGCTTCCGCTCCATCGAAACCATCAAGGCGGCTTCGGAGGAGGAACTGGTCGCCGTTCCGGAGATCGGTCCGAAGATCGCCGAAAGCATTGTCTCTTTCTTCCGGAACGAACGGAACCTCGAGATCGTCGCGAAACTCAAGGATGCCGGCCTCCGCATGGAACTGGAAGCACCGGGCGCCGGTGCGGAAGACGGCACGGATAGCGGTGTTGAAAGCGGCACAGACTCCCAGGCGCTGGCGGACAAGATCGTCGTCATCACGGGAACGCTGTCGAACTACACCAGGGATGAGATGGCAGGCCGGATCGAAGCCGCGGGCGGGCGGGTAACGTCCAGCGTGAGCAGGAAGACGGACTACCTGGTCGCCGGCGAAAACGCCGGTTCCAAGCTGAAGAAGGCACAATCCCTCGGTGTCGAAATACTGAACGAAGAAGAAACCGAAGCCCTCCTCTCCGGGAAACGTTCCCCATGAATGCCTACGGTTGCCAGTCCATGATCCGCCCGTTGAAGCGGGTGCTGGTCAAGCGCCCGGAAGAAGCCTTCGAAAGCCAGGAACGGATCGACGGCCAGTGGCAGTCCCTGGACTACCTGGCCAGGCCGGATTATGGCCGCGCGGTGGACGAACACCGGCGGTTCACTTCCCTACTCGAAGCGGCGGGCGCCGAAGTGGCGTGCCTGCCGGCAGACGGCCGGACGGGACTGGACGCCCTCTATACCCACGATCCCGTGGCCTCGGTGACCGACCAGGGCGTGATCCTGGGCCGCATGGGCAAGGACGCCCGCATGAAAGAGCCGGACGCCCTGGCGGACTGGTTCGCCGAAGCGGACATCCCCGTGGCGGGGCGCATCGAACCGCCCGGCAGCGTCGAAGGGGGCGACGTGGTCTGGCTCAGGGACAACCTGGCCGTCATCGGGCTGACCTATCGCACCAATGGCGAAGGAATCCGGCAGTTTCAGGAACTGCTGCAGCCGCGGGGCATCGACGTGGTGGCCGTCCCCATGGTCCACTGGGACGGTCCGGGCGCGGTGCTGCACCTGATGTCCGTCATCAGCCTGTTGGATACGGACCTTGCAGTCGTCTACGAACGGCTGCTGCCCATCCCCTTCCGGGAGATGCTGGCTGCCCTGGGCATCGGCCTCGTGGCGGTGCCGGACGAGGAGTACGACAGTCTCGGCTGCAACGTGCTGGCCGTAGGACCCCGCCACGTCATCGTGCGAAGCGGTAATCCGGTTACGGTGGACCGCATGCGGAAGGCCGGCTGCCGGGTCGAAACATTTGACGGCGATCATATCTGCTACGCGGGCAGCGGCGGGCCGACCTGCCTGACGCGTCCTATACTGCGGTCATGATAACATGAACAAGTACCGGGCAGGCTTCA
Proteins encoded in this region:
- the ligA gene encoding NAD-dependent DNA ligase LigA, translating into MSPAERIEVLRRDIRSHDHRYFVLDDPVISDYDYDMLVAELQDLESAHPDLITPDSPTQRVGGEPSATFPVVRHPVPMLSIGNTYNDEEIRDFDRRIRDLLGPDRAYAYAVELKIDGVAVSLRYENGALALGATRGDGEQGDDITANLRTIRSIPLRIAEEDPLLNNIEVRGEVYLPHDGFEALNASRAEREEPLFANPRNATSGSLKLRDPRGVAERPLRVFLYTLRFEDEAGALAVRPDLDSHYHRLRWLAGQGFPTNRKARRFGAIDEVIGFCHDWEERRASLSYDIDGMVIKVDSTSLHGELGATMKSPRWAIASKFAAQRARTRLTDIRLQVGRTGVVTPVAELEPVFLAGSTISRATLHNEEEIHRKDLRVGDTVWIEKGGDVIPKVVSADLNEREDGSTPFEMPTACPVCETALVRVGEEVAWRCGNAACPAQTQARVTHFTGRNAMDIEGLGPAVTEQILGNGLIGDVGDIYRLTREQLGTLERMGEKSAGNLLQGIEASKDRPLDRLLFSLGIPHVGERAARQVAERFRSIETIKAASEEELVAVPEIGPKIAESIVSFFRNERNLEIVAKLKDAGLRMELEAPGAGAEDGTDSGVESGTDSQALADKIVVITGTLSNYTRDEMAGRIEAAGGRVTSSVSRKTDYLVAGENAGSKLKKAQSLGVEILNEEETEALLSGKRSP